The genomic region CATAATGATTGATTTTCATCTAAATAATCCCCAGTGGTTTGATTTGGTCAGTAAtggatgaaaataaaaatgagtaaaCATTAGTAAAAAGTACTAAACACATGCAACAATTTTGCTGTACATATTTGAATATTTCAAGCATGTATAATTATAGGTTAGACCTGGTTGTTCTAGTGAGAACAcgtttacaaaaataaaaacaagctaAACTACAGATTTATCGgctataaacttttttttcttttttatattgaTGCATCCctaataaacaacaaaatgcatGTTGGCTTTTTGCATcgtatataatataaaaatgagtTTTATGATGGTTTTGTTGGTGAGGTTCTGATCTGCGATCACGCATGATGATGACCCTTAACAGTTGTGTTGTCACGACGGATCATGAACCTGGGCAATGACCCACTACACCAACTTCATGTCATGAATGAACGCCAACCACTCTCATTTTTACACAACtaagtgtttaatttatttcattatttgttgttcacccaaaaaatctgtcatcatttattcttTTGAATTGACTTCAGAATTCAGACTAATGGTAAGGATTTGTGCAGCAGTTTTTGGTAACATTTGCTCTTTCTGAACTTCTTCATGGCAGTCTCTTCACTGAAAAGGGTCCCATCTTTCTCAGGTAGAACCAAAGCACGACTAGTGTTCTCATGTTAACTGTCgtgatttatatgtatattaatCATCAGTATTTGTTGGTTTAGTCTCTACACTTCTCATTCATCATGCTTGTGAGGAGCACATCATCATCCTCATAACACTTTAGTTGAACATGTGTGTCCatctcttgttttttttttagttgtgtGTTCTGCAGCATGTGCTTATAGTTGCAGCGCATGCCATGTGACTGCTGGATGCTCATAATAATGCAGACCCTCATCCCATGTGCTGGTGTGAGTttgccgtgtgtgtgtgtgtgtgtgtgtgtgtgtgtgtgtgtgttctaaaGGATGGAAACTAATTATGTCTTATATGTCCCAGACTGGAGTTTGAGAGGCAGCAAAGAGAAGAACTGGAAAAACTGGAAACTAAAAGGTGTGTCTTGTGACTTATCAACAATTAATATATGCAAAACACTTCAGTGAAACATGTAATTGACATAAAGCAGTCCTGCCCActaatttacatttaacattttatccAAATTACCTTATGCAaatacacaaaaacattattgtaaagtgttactgattaACATTAggtaactacattagttaacatgaactatttatggtaaatttttaatttcaccctCCACTGGTTGATTTTGGGCCCTGGCCTGTCCAATCACCATCTTTccctttgttttgttgttggtcCAGGCGGCTGATAAAAGAGATGGAGGAGAAGCAGAAGTGTGAGAAGGCGGAGCTTGAGCGCATGCAGCAGGAGGTGGAGTCTCAGAGGAAGGAGTCTGAGCAGGTGCAGCTGCGCATACTCAGACAGGAGGAGAGCCTGCGCAGACGCAGTCAGGACATCGAGAGCCGTCTAAGGGACTTGATCGCTGAGAAAGAGCGATTCCAGGTCAGACTGCGTTTTTATGGTTGTCAATTTTAACAAGATGATAATATATATCATTGCCATAATGCAGGAATTGTTCTGTTCTTCCCACTGATAAAATCATAACAGTTATTTACATAAACGCATTAGTTTGTACTTGGGTTGTCTAATCTCCAGCCATTTCCACACCAAGAGGCAAAATTCATCTCATCGAAATAATGCTTTCTTATAAACCATCTTTGAATGTCAAGGCATGTCTGTTTTGTTCAGGAGGAGAGACACAGAGATCAGAAGGAGCAGGAACAGCAGAAGCAGAGGAGACTACAGCCAAAGCAGAAGCTGGAGGAGAAGGAGAAGGAGGAGGTGGTGCAGGAGGAAGATCTGGAGGAGGATGAAAAGGCTCAGGCCCAGCGAGAGCGAGCAGAACAGACCGAGCTCTTCCGTGAGCTGGAGCGGCTCAAAAGAGAGCGGGAGGTGCAGGCCGTCAAACTCCAGCTAGAACGCAGGTGAAAAAGTCAAAAACATTTACCTGTTGCTAATGCCTGatttggaaaatatttttaattatatatctatatctatatgtCTCAGTATTACATATTAGTGtgaaagcaaatttaaaaatgtaaatcatttattttttcttttgtaacaactacaaaaataaaattaattattagtagtataaatgatttaatttaattaatttaatataattattgaaaaataaaattaataatagtaggaatttattgaattaaattattatttttaattattattattaataataataattatatatatatatatatatatatatatatatatatactgtaagtATTCATATATTGTTAAATGTAGTGCTATGTAAAAAAATggtataatattattttaaaatttatatacataatattaGTATCACATATTATTAGTATatctaattatttaattattataatataattatataattaaaattattaaattaacaatagtagttatttaaaaataataattactatgactatatatattataataattttaattaattacatatagtTAAATGTAGTGTTGTGTAAAAGTAAATGTAATAGTTTTATCAGTTAAAGGTATaatcatattattttaaaatgtatatacataataatattagtatcacataattaaaataattaaattagtaATAGTTATtcgtaaaatatatatatacatatatatatatatatatatatatatatatatttattaaagttaTAATCATTATAAAGTTATATTAGAAGTGTTATGttatttacataataattataattacacaaaaataatcatatatatatatatatatatatatatatatatatatatatatatatatatatatatatatatatatatatatatatatatatataattatttttatttgttaaagttaTAATCATTATAAAGTTATATTAGAAGTGTTATGTTatttacatttagatttttttaatattgatatatttgtatgGAGTGTCTACTTTTGAAACCATGTCGGAATGAATGTCTTCCAGGCGTCTGGAGGAGCGTGAGAAGGAGCAGCTGAGTCTGGTCGGGCGTCTGGAGGAGCAGCTGAGGGAGCGCAGCGAGGAGGCAGCCGCCCTGCTCACTCCAGATGAAGCTCGTCGACTGGAGGAGGAGAGACGGACGCTCACCGAGCTCAGGGAGGAGCTGCTCAGAGCAAAGGAGGCGCGCATtgatggagaggaggagagcGGGGAGGAGGCCCGGAGGAGCGCACAGGCACGCTATGAACATTTCAAGCAGATGCAGGTGGAGGAGCTGGGTTTGCTGGAGGAGTCACTGATCCAGCAGAAGGACCGGCTGGAACGGGAGGTGGCCAATGAACGCACGTCTCTCGGCCTGCTGCTGCACACGCACAAGGACAAACAGAGACAGGTAAAGCTGGACGTATTTCAAAAGCACACTGAAACCAGATATATAACTTTGTGAACAGGCCTATTATTTGGGTATTATCTAGAGTGTTATCTTTAACTATTGTGATAAGAGTGTGGCACATTTCCTGGCACTTATATACTGTTGAATATGgtaatgttgtttatttttattttcaaatatatattcatatatttttgtaCCAAGTTAGAAGAAACAAATATACATTGTGACCAGTACAGTCGAATTCATGAActttctttttagtgaatcaataAAAGGGGTCACACACTGGATGAGAAGCGCAGTACAGACTTAATATCATGATGTCcttaaatataacattattgTTGACCACAGACTGACAATAGAATGGGCGCGTCTGGTATGCGATACCTCAAAGTTGTCCTAGACGCCCTTATTAAATCAAATCATGATGCAGTTCAACCTGTGTAGGTCAATTCATGTACAAATGATTCTTTTGAGCTGGTTCTTTTTTGTGAATCTATATAACATACAGCGGGACCAGTGTAGcatgattcacaaacaaatgactcttctGAGAATATTCTTTTAATCTTGTGATGCAGCGTGACCTGTGAAGGCcagttcacaaaaaaatgactcttttgagctggttcatttttgtgaatcTACAACATACAACACAATCAGTGTAGCTCTATTCCTGAAACAAATGACTAATATGAGTCATAATAAATGGttcaataaaaaagtgattcaaCAGTTTGAATCAGTctgaaaaagtgaaaaatttaaAGCATTAGCAGAAAGAATTTCTTTCAAATGtgaataaaaagaaacaaataaccTAAAAATAACCAAAAGAATCAGAATCAAATCAATATGAGATTTAAAATCTAATTGAATCGAATCTGGTGATTCACTGTGTCTCATCCTCTTCTCCTCTCTGCAGGTCCGTGACATGATGGAGCGTGGCGTTCAGGACGTGTcctctctgagtcaggaggagGTTCTGATCCAGCAGGCCGAACACAGGCTGCAGTTTAAAGAGAAACAGCTCCTATCTCTCCGTGAGAAACAACTCCCCGCTGTCTCCGAGGAGCGACAGAGAGCCAGTGAGCTCCTGGAAAGAGTGAGAGGGGGAAGAGGGTCTCCTAGTTTGGACAGAAgttcagaagaaatggacaaaGAGCTGGACGAGACTCTGTATCAGGTAACACTCTGAAAACTCTGGTTAAATGGGATGATAAAATGGGCAAAACAGCTCCTGTAGACTTGCATTGAAGGAGGAGCTTGAGCAATACCAGAATATCTTGTTTAAACCCAAGATTTTCACCCTAAGAACTTGTTTTAGTAATAGCATCTCAAACTTTCCTTTATCTTTCTTTGCTGTCTGCAGGTTGAGAAGGAGCTAGAGGAGAAGGAAGAGCGCTTGTCTCAGTACAGCGCGAGCGCCGAGCAGTTGCAGCAGCTGCAGCAGTCGTACGAGTTCACGGCAAACGTGGCCCGCCAGGAGGAGAAGGTTCGCAGGAAGGAGAAGGAGATCCTGGAGTGGAGGGAGAAACAGCAGCGGGAGGCTCTGGAGCAGGCGGTCGCGCGTTTGGAGAGGAAACACACGGCCTACCGCAGGAGCCTCAGCCTGGAGCCGGACACCGAAGGACCCCGCAGGAGGTCACAGTCCGCACTAGGACAGAGCACTTCCAGGTTTACAGGAACACAAGACATGGACCAGGACAGGTGAGGAGTTGTTTTTTAGGAGCACACTAAcacaggggttttcaaactttgTGATACTAAGGACCCTCAAATACGATGATCCTATTTTTGGACCCTGTTCATAAATATAAAGGTAGCTGAGctctatatttttatgtataaaaatCCATTTatactgtgtgagaaaatgatTAAGCTATGGTAAAAACTTTATTAATCCCATTAAGAACATTCTAACCCTAGGACCCCCTTGCGGCTCATAGGCGTCTCAGAAATGAATGTGATAAATCTAGAGCTCTTATCCTTATGATTTTGTTGTGTAGTTTTCTCAGGATGGAGCGAGAGATTGCCCAGCTGAAGCAGAGGATCAGTGAGAGTGAAGGAAGCGTGCGGAGTCCAAGTGTGAACGGGGAGGATAAGAACAATGTGAACCAGTCGCCTGTCAGCCCCATGCAGACCCTTCCCTCTGTACTGTCGATAGGAGATGAGAGGTGCACACACTGCTCAATGCTCTCAAATGAGCAACATGTAGTACAGTTTTACTGCTTGCTTGTGATTTGgtcagaactttcatttttgactGAACTGTTCCTTCCTAATCGCTCATATATCCCTCAGGATAAATGCATATATTGAAGAAGAGGTGCAGCGGAGACTGCAGAAACTGAACCTGCTGAACAGAGAGAATAACAACACACTCTCACTGTCCTCAGACTCAGGTATGTGGTATGGTATGTGACTACAGCTCACTTTAAACTGAAACAACCATAGTCGAGACTAAAGGTAATGagacacggggcaacttttgcCAAGCAATGTCACCAAGTGATaatgcttgggcactttcccattgagaatgggcaacaattttctatctggatactttaTATCGAAATTTGTTtcccattctcaatgggaacgTGCCCAAGCATCATCACTTGGTGGcattgcccagcaacattgctcaaaaagttgccccgtgtctCATCACCTCAAGAATTAAGATGAAGAATTAAGTCCAAACTCTTTAAagtcttttgcagttaacatgcgtATTTTCTTCTCAGCCTGTTTTTTTTGGGGTGACCCTGCTGCCCCAATGAGCAATTTTTCCCCAGTGGTCAATTTCCAATTTCTTGCACTTAATTTTGCAATTTCtatagtattgcatccttctcatgggcatttaataatttttgacttctCAGTGTCATTTAAAACTCTTTTTTTGGCCCATTTTTcttgtaaaagaaaacctgcttaataattatgcacatcTGAATATAAGGTGTTTTTTCACTTCCAGCCCTCgttaacaattatatatcacttatagatgattatatacaaaatagtatatagtaattattaagattgataagtttggaattggtaaaatgtgcttggaaataAATAGgatcataatataaatatatgtatgaaataaaataaaatcacatgaacaacttaaacttaaattagaaatgttgcctgtTTAACTAACTGAAATgaataagtttaagttgaagtattaaaattactaaacctaaaactgaaaaaaaaaaaaataaagctaaaaagaTATgataaaaatagataaatagacaaaaatgacaaaagcacatacaaTTATTcaaactttacagcagaaaaaaaatatgtttacagcctggtacaAAAAGTGTTTTTGGTCTATATAACAAATTTTTGAGGGGTTGAATTTTTtcataactcatccgtttaaattatattaagccttacagttttgcataattaagggtgtggccacttgagtgacaggtggattgccgCTGCTGTCACTACTAGCCGTTTGTCTGCTGTCTATTAGCTCCACCCAcgccccgcctctttgcccattttcggTTACCCGGGAGTGACGCGCTGTCAAGATGGCGACGGCCGGCTCCGCCCACTTTGGGCTTtaaaaatgctcttcagaaacctACGGGTGATGTCATAGACACTACGTTCATTGTTTTATGCAGTCTATGAATAAAACCTACAGGATTGTTTTTGGCACCAACTCAGTTGTTTAACTCTACAGGAGGAGGAGCAGGATAGTGACGGTAGCTCTGTTAGATTGACGGATGAGGTAAGCACAGGACTCAGCCAATCAATGCCAGCTGAGTGGACTGTGATTTGCATGATCCAGCCTTAATAATTTGCATATCGCTGGCTCACAATCTCTGATGTCAGTAGATTGGGTCTTTCCTCTGAGGTTTTCCACTTTGGGAGCATGCAGCCTGCCCACCGATATCTCGCACAGATGCATTTTCACCTGCTTTTGCTCTCTAGCTACGTTTCCATCCGCTcgctgtgattttgccaagtaagacatgctcctggatcaacatcttttgttgatcctggaacaacattcctgtccaaaaacATAGTCCTAACCCTATCCATAACTtctccctaaaatcagagggaaatgatgaatgtagaagcacctaaccctggctATAAGCTTAACAGCGACATAAACtctaaacttgtccctcaaatctgattggttgattggtaTGTTGTTCCAGGAGAGTTTTGTCTGCACACTCTTGAGATGCTAGTCATTTACGATATATAATAAAGAGCCACAGTGACTTCCTtgattgcagcaacttccatttttattacagatatttcgCGGCAATTTCAGGAAGTGACGATTTTATTCTCTTGAACAAATGGGATGGAAGCTAATGCAATATTCCAGTTAAATTCtaagttaaattcacaactttggatggaaacctAGCTATTGATGGGAAATGACAAAAAAGTGCTTGCTTGACCGCTGAAATCAgcttttttaatttgtgttagTAATTTTGTGACCCTAATAAACTTTCAATCTCTCAGGACAACGATAAAAAACGCATCGATCTGCGCAAACTGAAATACGAGGTATGATCTTACGGTATGGGTTTAGGAAATGTTATTTCGCTAGCATGTTTTCTGACCATCAGTTGGTCTTTCCACAGCGACTGGTGTCGATTCCTCTGGATCCAAGTCCAGAGAGTCTTAAGGATCCGGTGAAGATCAGTATTCCGCGTTACGTCCGGTGCGGACAGGGCAAAGACGAACACTTCGAGTTTGAAGTCAAGGTTTGTCTGCGTTTTATACAGTCTCAATCAGTGCATTAGAACTGTTGAATTGACCATCTGGTGACCTCCAGTAAATGAAATCTCTGAAAATCCTTGATGTTTAAGATATGGggttttgcatttgtttttagaTCACTGTTTTAGACGAAACGTGGTCTGTGTTTAGAAGATACAGTCGTTTTCGGGAGATGCACAAATCTCTGAAGCTGAAATATCCAGAGGTATGACCTACATGTACACATGGAAACATATGTGACACAACAAGCAGTGCATGACGCTAGCAACGGCAAGGttatgggtttgattcccagagGATGCACATACTGATGAAATGTATACCTGGAATGCATCacaagttgctttggataaatgcataaatataaaatttcagATCAAATTCATGTATGTACCTTTtcaatttttaatgatttttattattttttattaatgtatttcaaCCCAAAAGAATTATATATTATGCTTAATGTAAATTTAAGCACATTTTTAGGAccatcaattttttatttttttttcattattttcatgcAATAAGTTCTGGATAAGTGCATAAATCCAAAAGATTAAATTCACTTTCGATCAAATTTATTTGTGTAacctgttaataaaaataaataaatttaaaaaaaaaattaaaaaaaaaaattatatatatatatataatatgtgtaaataatatatatatatatatatatatatatatatatatatatatatatatatatatatatatatatatctcaccaaaaaaaaatctatattttgcttaaagaaaattTAAGCACGTTTTTAggaccatatttttttttttttttttattgaatttttttcATGCAGTAAGCTTGTTGTTCTGGATAAATGCAAAAGATTAAATTCATTTTAGATCAAATTTATTCATGTAacctgtacatttttttttaacaaattatcattattttctataaatatatttcacctCAAAATAATTCTATATTTTTCAATTCTTTATTTTAGGAAATATTTAACcatcaatttattattatttttttccacttgaTTTTGTGGTAAAATATGATCTAGACatgtttttgtgagattcacccaactatgtcatattttaattttgttctaGCTCGCAGCTTTAGACTTCCCTCCCAAAAAGATTTTTGGAAACAGAGACGAAAGAATGATTGCGGAACGCCGGAGTCAGTTGGAGGTAATCAGATGTTTACTGTCGTTCACCTTTGAATGAGAAACTTCTGAAATTTACAGGAGTTTCTCCTAATCTAAGATGCTGATTGTGTTTTCCCAGCAATACCTGCGGAACTTCTTCCATGTGATGATGACATCATCCTCCTCTTCCCCACTGAGAACGGATGAGTTTGGATTAAATCTCTCAAAACACGCCGTGTGCGACATTTCTCCTTTCTTTAAGAAGGGAGTGTTTGACTACAGCAGTCACGGGACGGgctgacacacacatacacatgcacacacacacacacacacacacacacacacacactccacatAAACACTCATTGACATGCACTTTATGCAGCTCTctgatatacacacacataaatacaaACATTTCACTCACAAAGAAATTTCACcctaaaataagaaattatattctgcattaaaaaaaacattgtgacattatttgcatgacaattaagcacattttaccttcaaattacattgtttttatttgtgagGTTTTTTTTGTAGTCTGGGGTGATTCAGAATTTGCGTTctgtattaaaattaaaaatgaccccaaaaattattataaaaacactACCATACTTTACAATCAGTTTAAACActatcattttgttttttgcgtattgtcatgaaaataataccATAATGGAAACAATCCTAACAATACAAGGTTTTGAAGTGAAATATGACCTGGTTTCACTCGTATACTCATGAACACACTCAGGAACGTTGGAAATCAGGTGAAGCAGGAATGAAAAAACATCCAAAGTAGATGTAAATAGTTTTGTTAGTGCCTTGTTGGCAGTAATTGAGCTTTAAATGCTTCAAAAATCAGAAATATGGAGTTAATCTGACAACAGATGGTCATCATAACCTGCTTCAAACATCTTGTGTTTACATCGAGGACCATGAAGCCTGTTTCTGTGGACAAACAGGATGTCCTGTAGCTGCTACTTTGGTTAGTGATTCACTTtaaatcatgttcatgtttaAGTTGCTGCATATAATGAATTGCCACTGCTTTACTCTGTCCGTAAGAGTTGTAACTGCCATTAATGAGGCCTGTGATTGGCTCCAATCTATATATACTCACTATTATCCATTATACTCATGCTAACATTTAGCAgatatgttttttaataaccACTAAGAGGTCAAAGCTCACAAAATGGCACATGTACTGTGAGCCAATGTCTTCCAGAAAAGAAAACTAATGCATGTGAATCAGAATTATCGTCCTGCTCACTGCCCTGGACGCAGTTAAAGGGCTTTTAATGTAGAATATGCTGTAATTTGAACTCTAAAGAAGATTAATGTTCAGCACTATAAAGCCATATGTATATGCAGAatgtatatgtaaatgtattgtaCACTTGATCTGTACAGAGGAGCTTGTTCTCGTGATGTTTGGTGGAAAGGGATAGTACTGCTATATTAGCCGCTAGGATTTTCTTGAGGACTGTAGAACTGGACTTGTACTGAGAGAAAgatgtatacatttttaaaacaatattttcatttgattttttttatttctgaaacTGAATGTAATAATTTGTGAGTAATATGATTTGGTAACTGTTTAGCACCATATTAAATTCATGGTTTATTTATGTTGAGTACATTTGTCAAACAAGCTTTTgcaaaaaatacagtttgttgATGCAACATTTCAGTGTAATCATGTTCGTACAAGTAAAGCAGATCCTTCATAGCACAGAAGTTGATTTGAGGGATAAAACTTCTTCTTTCTATCCTAGGACTTGTCATTGATTTTCTGGTGGTCGGTCGTAAGTTTGCCT from Megalobrama amblycephala isolate DHTTF-2021 linkage group LG7, ASM1881202v1, whole genome shotgun sequence harbors:
- the kif16ba gene encoding kinesin-like protein KIF16B isoform X2, translated to MASVRVAVRVRPMNRREKDLSAKCIIEMEGNKTTITNLKIPDGVTGDSVRERAKTFTYDFSYDSSDCKNASFVSQEKVFKDLGTDVLKAAFEGYNACIFAYGQTGSGKSHTMMGIPGDVGLIPRICEGLFSRISGMTRRDEASFRTEVSYLEIYNERVRDLLRRKMAKTYNLRVREHPKEGPYVEDLSKHLVQNYSDVEELMEAGNINRTTASTGMNDASSRSHAIFTINFTQAKFDAEMPSETVSKIHLVDLAGSERADATGATGVRLKEGGNINKSLVTLGNVISALADLSQEGGNSHLKKKQVFVPYRDSVLTWLLKDSLGGNSKTIMIATISPADVNYGETLSTLRYANRAKNIINKPTINEDSNVRLIRELRAEIARLKALLAQGNQIALLDSPTALSMEEELHHNEARVLELTKEWTNKWNETQNILKEETLALRKEGIGVILDSELPHLIGIDDDLLSTGIILYHLKEGRTYVGRDDATNEPDIILHGLGLESEHCLIENRNGTVTLIPLNDAQCSVNGIQITEPCQLNQGAVILLGRTNMFRFNHPKEAAKLREKRKSGLLTSLSLSMSDLSKSCENLSTVMLYNPGLFTEKGPIFLRLEFERQQREELEKLETKRRLIKEMEEKQKCEKAELERMQQEVESQRKESEQVQLRILRQEESLRRRSQDIESRLRDLIAEKERFQEERHRDQKEQEQQKQRRLQPKQKLEEKEKEEVVQEEDLEEDEKAQAQRERAEQTELFRELERLKREREVQAVKLQLERRRLEEREKEQLSLVGRLEEQLRERSEEAAALLTPDEARRLEEERRTLTELREELLRAKEARIDGEEESGEEARRSAQARYEHFKQMQVEELGLLEESLIQQKDRLEREVANERTSLGLLLHTHKDKQRQVRDMMERGVQDVSSLSQEEVLIQQAEHRLQFKEKQLLSLREKQLPAVSEERQRASELLERVRGGRGSPSLDRSSEEMDKELDETLYQVEKELEEKEERLSQYSASAEQLQQLQQSYEFTANVARQEEKVRRKEKEILEWREKQQREALEQAVARLERKHTAYRRSLSLEPDTEGPRRRSQSALGQSTSRFTGTQDMDQDRMEREIAQLKQRISESEGSVRSPSVNGEDKNNVNQSPVSPMQTLPSVLSIGDERINAYIEEEVQRRLQKLNLLNRENNNTLSLSSDSLQEEEQDSDGSSVRLTDEDNDKKRIDLRKLKYERLVSIPLDPSPESLKDPVKISIPRYVRCGQGKDEHFEFEVKITVLDETWSVFRRYSRFREMHKSLKLKYPELAALDFPPKKIFGNRDERMIAERRSQLEQYLRNFFHVMMTSSSSSPLRTDEFGLNLSKHAVCDISPFFKKGVFDYSSHGTG
- the kif16ba gene encoding kinesin-like protein KIF16B isoform X4, whose protein sequence is MASVRVAVRVRPMNRREKDLSAKCIIEMEGNKTTITNLKIPDGVTGDSVRERAKTFTYDFSYDSSDCKNASFVSQEKVFKDLGTDVLKAAFEGYNACIFAYGQTGSGKSHTMMGIPGDVGLIPRICEGLFSRISGMTRRDEASFRTEVSYLEIYNERVRDLLRRKMAKTYNLRVREHPKEGPYVEDLSKHLVQNYSDVEELMEAGNINRTTASTGMNDASSRSHAIFTINFTQAKFDAEMPSETVSKIHLVDLAGSERADATGATGVRLKEGGNINKSLVTLGNVISALADLSQEGGNSHLKKKQVFVPYRDSVLTWLLKDSLGGNSKTIMIATISPADVNYGETLSTLRYANRAKNIINKPTINEDSNVRLIRELRAEIARLKALLAQGNQIALLDSPTALSMEEELHHNEARVLELTKEWTNKWNETQNILKEETLALRKEGIGVILDSELPHLIGIDDDLLSTGIILYHLKEGRTYVGRDDATNEPDIILHGLGLESEHCLIENRNGTVTLIPLNDAQCSVNGIQITEPCQLNQGAVILLGRTNMFRFNHPKEAAKLREKRKSGLLTSLSLSMSDLSKSCENLSTVMLYNPGLFTEKGPIFLRLEFERQQREELEKLETKRRLIKEMEEKQKCEKAELERMQQEVESQRKESEQVQLRILRQEESLRRRSQDIESRLRDLIAEKERFQEERHRDQKEQEQQKQRRLQPKQKLEEKEKEEVVQEEDLEEDEKAQAQRERAEQTELFRELERLKREREVQAVKLQLERRRLEEREKEQLSLVGRLEEQLRERSEEAAALLTPDEARRLEEERRTLTELREELLRAKEARIDGEEESGEEARRSAQARYEHFKQMQVEELGLLEESLIQQKDRLEREVANERTSLGLLLHTHKDKQRQVRDMMERGVQDVSSLSQEEVLIQQAEHRLQFKEKQLLSLREKQLPAVSEERQRASELLERVRGGRGSPSLDRSSEEMDKELDETLYQVEKELEEKEERLSQYSASAEQLQQLQQSYEFTANVARQEEKVRRKEKEILEWREKQQREALEQAVARLERKHTAYRRSLSLEPDTEGPRRRSQSALGQSTSRFTGTQDMDQDSFLRMEREIAQLKQRISESEGSVRSPSVNGEDKNNVNQSPVSPMQTLPSVLSIGDERINAYIEEEVQRRLQKLNLLNRENNNTLSLSSDSPQRLVSIPLDPSPESLKDPVKISIPRYVRCGQGKDEHFEFEVKITVLDETWSVFRRYSRFREMHKSLKLKYPELAALDFPPKKIFGNRDERMIAERRSQLEQYLRNFFHVMMTSSSSSPLRTDEFGLNLSKHAVCDISPFFKKGVFDYSSHGTG
- the kif16ba gene encoding kinesin-like protein KIF16B isoform X1 is translated as MASVRVAVRVRPMNRREKDLSAKCIIEMEGNKTTITNLKIPDGVTGDSVRERAKTFTYDFSYDSSDCKNASFVSQEKVFKDLGTDVLKAAFEGYNACIFAYGQTGSGKSHTMMGIPGDVGLIPRICEGLFSRISGMTRRDEASFRTEVSYLEIYNERVRDLLRRKMAKTYNLRVREHPKEGPYVEDLSKHLVQNYSDVEELMEAGNINRTTASTGMNDASSRSHAIFTINFTQAKFDAEMPSETVSKIHLVDLAGSERADATGATGVRLKEGGNINKSLVTLGNVISALADLSQEGGNSHLKKKQVFVPYRDSVLTWLLKDSLGGNSKTIMIATISPADVNYGETLSTLRYANRAKNIINKPTINEDSNVRLIRELRAEIARLKALLAQGNQIALLDSPTALSMEEELHHNEARVLELTKEWTNKWNETQNILKEETLALRKEGIGVILDSELPHLIGIDDDLLSTGIILYHLKEGRTYVGRDDATNEPDIILHGLGLESEHCLIENRNGTVTLIPLNDAQCSVNGIQITEPCQLNQGAVILLGRTNMFRFNHPKEAAKLREKRKSGLLTSLSLSMSDLSKSCENLSTVMLYNPGLFTEKGPIFLRLEFERQQREELEKLETKRRLIKEMEEKQKCEKAELERMQQEVESQRKESEQVQLRILRQEESLRRRSQDIESRLRDLIAEKERFQEERHRDQKEQEQQKQRRLQPKQKLEEKEKEEVVQEEDLEEDEKAQAQRERAEQTELFRELERLKREREVQAVKLQLERRRLEEREKEQLSLVGRLEEQLRERSEEAAALLTPDEARRLEEERRTLTELREELLRAKEARIDGEEESGEEARRSAQARYEHFKQMQVEELGLLEESLIQQKDRLEREVANERTSLGLLLHTHKDKQRQVRDMMERGVQDVSSLSQEEVLIQQAEHRLQFKEKQLLSLREKQLPAVSEERQRASELLERVRGGRGSPSLDRSSEEMDKELDETLYQVEKELEEKEERLSQYSASAEQLQQLQQSYEFTANVARQEEKVRRKEKEILEWREKQQREALEQAVARLERKHTAYRRSLSLEPDTEGPRRRSQSALGQSTSRFTGTQDMDQDSFLRMEREIAQLKQRISESEGSVRSPSVNGEDKNNVNQSPVSPMQTLPSVLSIGDERINAYIEEEVQRRLQKLNLLNRENNNTLSLSSDSLQEEEQDSDGSSVRLTDEDNDKKRIDLRKLKYERLVSIPLDPSPESLKDPVKISIPRYVRCGQGKDEHFEFEVKITVLDETWSVFRRYSRFREMHKSLKLKYPELAALDFPPKKIFGNRDERMIAERRSQLEQYLRNFFHVMMTSSSSSPLRTDEFGLNLSKHAVCDISPFFKKGVFDYSSHGTG